TAACAATTAACTGGGGATTTTAATTGTTCCAGtttagtattttgtattaatgaattaaGGCATAATTCGATCatctgatttaaataattataaaatacacttaCTAATTGGTTATTCCCTTTTAATACACCTCTGTATAGATGTCTtgatcatcattttttttttttttttgttaaccgGTAAGTTCTTCACACTTAATTgggtacttaattaattaattaaatcttgtattataatatacaaccatcacaataaaactataaaacggtaaagaaaaaaaacttaataaattacaaaattatacaagtaAAAATCGTTCTGCGTACATAAGTTTTTGTTATAACGTATAACCTATttgtacctagtacctacataatatatattatatatggtcTTAGATAAAACAGACTCcgtatatataatcaaatagattgaacattttattatttttaatttattattttatactttaaataattaaaattattatattttatataataattaaatacatttctaaatgagttacaattattataaatagttttaaaaatcgatGTATTGGTAATAtcagtataacaataataataatacacaaaatattaaataataaattattttatttatttcgttgattaaataattaaatactatcctcggacttaatttttataaaaaaaaaaaaactatttataataacgaatTTGAGAgatctattaattaataatttgtacgttttgttgaataatgtattttttatttacgttcAGAAACTTTTGAAGATCATaattgacaaataaaaaaaataaaataaaaacagttcttgattttaaaacaagaCACGTAAGAATATTGTTGATAAGTTGTTAAGTCCCATGTGGcgtacataaaacaaaacacgTACATTGATAGGgttaatattgtcattatttagTACATATATCGTGATTCGTTCGTAAAGAAGGCTGAATCGGGCGTTGCGGACAACCAAATACCATTTTTGGCCGTCGAGCCGGAGAGTTACAAGGTTTTTTTGGACCCAAAATTGTATGACGCCGATGGAACGGTTTCCAAACATGACGTCGACTACAGTGGCAGAGTGGAAGTGATTTTCCGACCCAAAACCGATACGTCCGTTATTAGTTTGCACataggaaatttaaaaatcgacGATGACACGATGCTAAAGCGCAGACTAAGTATGGACACGCCGACCGAGCAAGTCCTAAAAGTAAATGCATCGTGATTTACGAATAGATATGTCGAgtcttataatagttattgtatGGTTGACTGCGACAACGTTTCAGGACGATTCTAAGTACGAGCTCAACACTGAAGTAGACGAAAAACAGGAGACACTGACGGTGACCGTTGGTGAAACTCTGAAATCTGGACATTATTACAGTTTGTTCGTGAACTTCACGGGCACCATCGGTCAGAATCCTGACGGGGGATTTTTCAAGGTCgtattcgataaaaaaaaagccgTCAAGAACCAATGGTATGTGGCAACAAAATTAGCTCCTCGCAAGGCAAGACATTTAATGCCCTGTGTGGATAATCCAAAGCACAAAGCCATTTTTGAAATGAGTGTGGTCAGAAGCAAGGACACCAAAGTTATTTTCAACACCCAAGTTAGAGCAACGGAACCATAGTAAgtgtaatcaaatattataaacagtgaattttcattgaaaacgaaaatcgaaaaatgttgtttaaaataaatttatacaactgTTTCTCAACCTTTTTACCGCGGTAACCTCCCAAACgaatgttcaattttttagcaacccctaaatatatattttatataaacgtacatacatattttatacgtgtAGGTGACGCAAAAAATTTAGTTGACGACCTCTAAGGGAGTCGCCACCCTTAGGTTGAGAAACActgatttatactataatttaattcctACAACGTTTGTTATTCGTTAGCGTAAACTGTaaactgtaataaaataatttttaccgtaaatttattatagatccTAAACGAAGTGCGAAAGCAATAGTTTTTACGCCATTGTGtatgtatgttaattattttttgttggtggaaatacattattgaatagtaataatagattCAATTGAATCTAATagagaataaaaaacaaatataaattttaactcaaaattgatatttttcaattgtcctaaataatatcatattaaatattatgtatcaattattaatttaaataggtttgatataattgatataaatataacatcatgatgtatatttaggtaaaaatttaaataaaagttaatgaatactaaatgttcataataattaatagactaaaatatatatttaatacttaattcaaataaaaagggtagaaaaatattcaataaaaagtgTCAAAAATAACGATGCATTATTAGAAagaaaatagataaaacaaatttggTAAATCGTGTTACAGCAATGACAATCTATTCGTAGATCATTTTGAGAAAACCGGACTTATCAGACCAGACTCTTTAGGATTGTTTATGTCAAACTTTAAGTCTAATCCTATACCAACAGACAGTTCATTAGAACTGACAGTATGGAGCCCCGATTCAACTGATTCAATTGAAATGATCACAGACGTAGTGCCAAAAACGTTGGATTTCATGACGTCATATTTGGCAACCAATTTTCCGACTAACAAACTCGATATAGTCGTTGTTCCCGGTGAAGTCATGACTACAGCCGAAAGTCCAGGCTTAATCATGATTaagtttgtttaattaaaatcaatcataCTATGGTCATATTaaatgtctaaaataaaactctgttgttatatatttttagagatTCAATTTTAGGTACCATAGATAAATCGTCAATCATCGAATACCAAAAATCCGTAGAGTCGATGGTTGTACACGTCATTCGACAATGGCTTATGCCATTGCGAGGGCTCGATCGAGGAAGTAATGAGGACAAATGGCTAAACGAAGCTATCGTTAATTTTCTCAAAATAGTGAACATCGATCACGTGAgacttaaacaattataaataaaacaattacaaatacaactaacataatttattgtgtttaatatattttaatcgtgtTAAGATCAAACCTGCCTGGAATTTCGGAACAAGATTTCCACTGGATACGATTCAACCAGTCATGTTTTACGATAGTTGGACAAATTCAGAGCCACTGGCTAACTATGAACACCatacagaaatatataaatacataaattctgTGAAAggtataaagttattatgtGGCTATAGttaaatgattcaaaaataccatatctaaaaataaatgtttttttaggtACGTCAATATTGAGAATGTTGAACAATACTTTTACCGAAAGTATTTTCAAACAGACCCTAAGAGAATTCGTACACACAGAGTaagtttagttattataatattatataataaataattttaatcttaatcaaattataaaattaaagtattatattaatattaaaaatttggttatattataaagtacctatatttcattatttcaatatatcgAAACGCCTTATGAATTATagcaactaaaaaattaacgaaCACACcacattaatactataaaatttataacctaaacaatttaaaaaaaaaaacttttaatttaaatacagatctaaaattattaaatatattttaaattataaaaaaagtactattaaatacaaacagatttataattataataggtaggttttttgtaaaaaatataatattttcgtattttggaatataatacttttaatttcgcattaagttataactttgtaagtattacattattaatttcaaatcagAAGcagaataattgatttttgaatatGAACAGTATATGAACGACTAAATCTTGATTGCAAGGATATTAtctatactattttttgtattttctgtattttattttattttttatttttgaatcaacTTAATCGCTTCTTCAAAATGTTTGTACGGTAGCCAatctttatagtttatgtatgcattgaaacattatattaaagcaCATTTAGTTGGTAAGTAATTAtagtaagtttaatattataatataataggctatgtataatatatttttttagaatttacaaatataaagatACGATAAGTTTTTGGACATTGTTGGACGATAATGCCAGAAATAAATCCATCAAACTGCCAGAAAGTTCTGCTGTCTTGCAAATTGTGAATACAtggatgaaaaataaaaactatccaTTGATCAAATTACAAATCGACGGCGACGATTTAGTTGTAAAACAAGTAATAAATTGagttcaatttttgttttctatagtgtacacctataatataacatcgtaataataaatattaaactataatattattattattttatttttatttatctagttTCGATTCGATTATGATGAACCTAAACCCACTAACGATTGGGTAATACCAATTACTTTGACTTCTGGTGCTGCGTATAGCACAACAGTATGGCTAGAAAACAATCCAGAAACCAGAGTCCCAGGATATATTTCAGCATCGAATGGCACATGGATATTGGTCAACCAATACCAAACAGGTTAGGTCAgtgatagtttaaaaaaaaaatgaatcatgttaccttatattttctttattttctatgctacactaaaaaatattgaattatttaatatttatttacgtttttaaagtcatgattaaaaaaaaaaacaaggttGTTATGGTAAATTAGCTGTATTAATCATTGAATTCTAGGAGTAACCTAGGTACtataatgctaaaaatatataacactatagcataatttttgtttcactgtCATGGCAACTGTagcaatcaaaaaaaattcaattaaaaaaaaaaaaaatgttgtctcCAACCAAAAAACactcatattatgttaataacgatgataatttgtataattaactaattaagttGGACGTTTAGGGTAGGGTAAATATCAACATATGTAACTCAATGAAATATGCATCTCAAAACCCTTATGTTTCAACAGTAGGTATACATgcccaaataaaaattttagatgGGTATGTTTCGTTGTAAAAACtcggttatataatattcaattttatttgtttgttaaaaaaaaaaaaaaaaaactaacaacgattaattaataattggagACAACTACAGCCActgaactataattttatacaattaagatggtttaaaatcaataaaaagcGATTGGGGGAACACAATAACGCCGATACGTAAAAGAACCTCCGTCACAATAACGAATCCAGGTAAAAATGTCCGGAAAAAAAATGTCCGTGGTAAAATTgtccaaaaatgtttatgataaaattattcaaaataaactaaGTAAAACaccttgtttaaaaatatttacaacattcattataataatatttaaaaaaaaataaacaattatttcgtTATTGCAATAGTTAGAtataaaaagtgtatttacatcattgattataatatttaaaaaaaataattaataataattaataattaataattcttttgttattgctgtatatttaaaaatgtccaaaAAAAAACCAGATAATTAACACACACATTTgcctaattaaaatttataaatgtcaatgatatatacattttaagaagttttcaaaacttcttttgttactattatactccacacaattattttttaattttccttgcatattaatatacattttttttaccggAGGCTATTCAATATATCTTTGCCCAATTTTAACTACATCGACTCCTGATATTGTAATCGTATCTTTTTTATGAGTAACCATATACTTGGATGTGAACGATTTACTAATTTAGAAAATCTGTGATTCTGtccttattatttatctatatatactatattattatttatattatcgcatttttctaaaattatattaaaaccattCTCATACGTATTTTGACtcttgttttttaacaaacaaaaaatagctGTAATAAAAATTCCTCGGACCTGTACGCAGATTGACATGGATAACTAATGTGTTACAGAGTGTtcccattttattatattacgatcattcaatttttagattttggaaAATTTTACCATAGACATTCTTGGTTTCGGACATTTTCACctcatacatttttaccaaGGACATTATTGGTTTCGGACATTTTTACTTTggacatttttgtataatacccACAATAACCGCAATAATTCACATATTTTTGCTatcttcaataattttatattttaattcaatcatTGTCCGTACCTATTTCAGGTTATTACAGGGTGGCATACGAGGATGCTCTTTTAGATAGAATATCTTACGAGATAAGTAATGGTAAATCGTTTGACGAGTACATTGTGGCACAGTTAATCGATGACATTTTTGAAGGAGCTTTTGCCGGTGTTATCGGATTTAGCGACGCTTTAGGATTCCTAGAAAGGGTTATTCAAAAAGCCGGTCCAAATTCCGGGTACTGGGATGcaatttttaatgcatttaataaaatagaagttGTGTTGCACAACACTAAACATTACGATTCTCTGTCGgtacgtatttaataatattatattcatacaacGATGAAAATGTCTACACGTCATAATTATTCGGTTGTTAATAGGCTATTTGCtgtaaatgacaattttgcaGTATGCGAAATAAGCCATACTAGagctattatagaatatagaggaCATTCTAATACACAGATTTGTATTTAAgatgtttaatacaattattttataacgagttatttatatctaaacgTTTTGAGTAAATGCCATCAGTTATTAGTAGGtcaacaattaaatttgttaatactgATCGTTTTAAGCTGTGACCGCATCATTCAATAAAATGATGTGTGCAGTAAACGATGTAGTTTATTTCAGTACAcacctatacaataatatgtcagttaatacatattttaaatgcgcATAGAATCTTTTGTTTACAACGGTGTAAACGCCAATCCTACtggtgatttaaaaaaaaacagtgaaCGCTCAtgacattttatgaaaattaaaaaaacaaatatctgAACCttcaaatattcttataaattaatatgttattctaACTTTAGaacttaattagttataactagAGCAAGGACAGTCTAGAActttatacattgttatatttttccaattggcttttatgtatacttaataagtACACAACATATTTCTCAACGATTGTACTCAAATACTCAAaatttttagtgcatatttttacatattttttcattttcggGTTTAAAGAACAtggttttgattataatagcatatttttatagtttatcggGAATAGAGCACTTcggtgaatattttttattatttaaggttaataattatattaattgtgaatttgtcataaaaaCTATAGAGACTAGTTGTTTTCTTAATGGTCAATGGGAAGATTAGTTTAGTCAGTTTAGATCTGTATTGGCTGTATTTTGttctttttatacttataataaatacaaattcaaacaaagtaaaataattaaaataaattaaatatttaaagacaaaatgtaatgaatatctttaaatgcttatttgataatttttaacgcATAAATATCCTTACTCTAGTTATAACAGTTTTAAACATGTCAAACCAAACTATTGATTCCTGGAAAAGTAAAGAATGTGTCGCTTACTACAGCAAATAGTCTAACCAAATCTAACCAGACTGATCGAGGGATTGTGGGAGATATAATTTCCAATTACGGAatggttgatttttttttagaagacAATTGTttctttaatcatatattaatcattgataataaaatgtttctgtATAtcgtacaaaattattaatgagcgaaaaaaattaaaatgaattgcaTCTTAATCAGTAAAACCATGccgtttaaatcattttagaaaaataaaagtaggtacttactaaCTAGTTATCAGTAAGTggttacataatacaatattttaaatatttatattttataccgaatgcgtaaaattcctaaaaatcaattaattatcattcgAATTTCAGCTAAATTCGATCATCATTCAGTACCCATATTATTGGCAAATTTGAAttactgtttatttatatgatttattcttAGTACCCAATATacttcagttttattttaatcaattaatcatattaatgactaaaatgtatttttgacgATTCAATAGTTACTtaagtatctaaaaaaaactaatttaagtataaacagtaaacatttttttatcacatgCCAACCAgaaaatggaaataaaataaatgtatattttagtcctttgttatttatcaaaaatagaatgtttttgtaaac
This sequence is a window from Rhopalosiphum maidis isolate BTI-1 chromosome 1, ASM367621v3, whole genome shotgun sequence. Protein-coding genes within it:
- the LOC113550176 gene encoding aminopeptidase N-like isoform X1; translated protein: MATSRHDPSNAETLRMSTLQARHRGHNIPDGVTTFNEIEYDREGGVFLNRTKIVLLVIIVFLLTAFSAFLGRYTAERQLRQYIYRDSFVKKAESGVADNQIPFLAVEPESYKVFLDPKLYDADGTVSKHDVDYSGRVEVIFRPKTDTSVISLHIGNLKIDDDTMLKRRLSMDTPTEQVLKDDSKYELNTEVDEKQETLTVTVGETLKSGHYYSLFVNFTGTIGQNPDGGFFKVVFDKKKAVKNQWYVATKLAPRKARHLMPCVDNPKHKAIFEMSVVRSKDTKVIFNTQVRATEPYNDNLFVDHFEKTGLIRPDSLGLFMSNFKSNPIPTDSSLELTVWSPDSTDSIEMITDVVPKTLDFMTSYLATNFPTNKLDIVVVPGEVMTTAESPGLIMIKDSILGTIDKSSIIEYQKSVESMVVHVIRQWLMPLRGLDRGSNEDKWLNEAIVNFLKIVNIDHIKPAWNFGTRFPLDTIQPVMFYDSWTNSEPLANYEHHTEIYKYINSVKGTSILRMLNNTFTESIFKQTLREFVHTEIYKYKDTISFWTLLDDNARNKSIKLPESSAVLQIVNTWMKNKNYPLIKLQIDGDDLVVKQFRFDYDEPKPTNDWVIPITLTSGAAYSTTVWLENNPETRVPGYISASNGTWILVNQYQTGYYRVAYEDALLDRISYEISNGKSFDEYIVAQLIDDIFEGAFAGVIGFSDALGFLERVIQKAGPNSGYWDAIFNAFNKIEVVLHNTKHYDSLSVYMETVVEKAYDMFQASTIDSPDKILGKMDTSYFAGRVELKKCVWWAREQFNNWKQATTEINPIAPNDRKSVYCTAMQYATKYDHRFMLSKYASSKWTLDRKSIAKSFSCSRNSQFLQKILSAEEVKFDDLADIWQSILDNPTAGQYPFNYLRNNWETLNQEYADTNVGLLSTMLHAGIRALNSLADLEILQSFNEKYFGNTVENRNPTLLEVLHFEEEILRQKIIWKEKYENVISSWITPKAAKSDLRAYNIDGGLKSKTENVKRESDDIKSDKEKLSDTGSVKTEETKQENITPPKTDASEADRPVIEETSKNLLGEKPEPAAMIATNESAPPAVTVAAGESAPAAVEQIKPIAAEETKTAADEIKPAAEENKPNAEETNKPTAVAAAETNSMSATAEVEKLAGPANLTEARESALVGGGLENKANSPDQQTPEEKKPEPVRKSRSKKNKILTRE
- the LOC113550176 gene encoding aminopeptidase N-like isoform X2; the encoded protein is MATSRHDPSNAETLRMSTLQARHRGHNIPDGVTTFNEIEYDREGGVFLNRTKIVLLVIIVFLLTAFSAFLGRYTAERQLRQKAESGVADNQIPFLAVEPESYKVFLDPKLYDADGTVSKHDVDYSGRVEVIFRPKTDTSVISLHIGNLKIDDDTMLKRRLSMDTPTEQVLKDDSKYELNTEVDEKQETLTVTVGETLKSGHYYSLFVNFTGTIGQNPDGGFFKVVFDKKKAVKNQWYVATKLAPRKARHLMPCVDNPKHKAIFEMSVVRSKDTKVIFNTQVRATEPYNDNLFVDHFEKTGLIRPDSLGLFMSNFKSNPIPTDSSLELTVWSPDSTDSIEMITDVVPKTLDFMTSYLATNFPTNKLDIVVVPGEVMTTAESPGLIMIKDSILGTIDKSSIIEYQKSVESMVVHVIRQWLMPLRGLDRGSNEDKWLNEAIVNFLKIVNIDHIKPAWNFGTRFPLDTIQPVMFYDSWTNSEPLANYEHHTEIYKYINSVKGTSILRMLNNTFTESIFKQTLREFVHTEIYKYKDTISFWTLLDDNARNKSIKLPESSAVLQIVNTWMKNKNYPLIKLQIDGDDLVVKQFRFDYDEPKPTNDWVIPITLTSGAAYSTTVWLENNPETRVPGYISASNGTWILVNQYQTGYYRVAYEDALLDRISYEISNGKSFDEYIVAQLIDDIFEGAFAGVIGFSDALGFLERVIQKAGPNSGYWDAIFNAFNKIEVVLHNTKHYDSLSVYMETVVEKAYDMFQASTIDSPDKILGKMDTSYFAGRVELKKCVWWAREQFNNWKQATTEINPIAPNDRKSVYCTAMQYATKYDHRFMLSKYASSKWTLDRKSIAKSFSCSRNSQFLQKILSAEEVKFDDLADIWQSILDNPTAGQYPFNYLRNNWETLNQEYADTNVGLLSTMLHAGIRALNSLADLEILQSFNEKYFGNTVENRNPTLLEVLHFEEEILRQKIIWKEKYENVISSWITPKAAKSDLRAYNIDGGLKSKTENVKRESDDIKSDKEKLSDTGSVKTEETKQENITPPKTDASEADRPVIEETSKNLLGEKPEPAAMIATNESAPPAVTVAAGESAPAAVEQIKPIAAEETKTAADEIKPAAEENKPNAEETNKPTAVAAAETNSMSATAEVEKLAGPANLTEARESALVGGGLENKANSPDQQTPEEKKPEPVRKSRSKKNKILTRE